One window from the genome of Paraconexibacter algicola encodes:
- the typA gene encoding translational GTPase TypA, translating into MTTAAATAIRSDLRNVAIVAHVDHGKTTLVDAMLHQAGTFRENQEVADRVMDSMDLEREKGITILAKNTSVQYGDVKLNIIDTPGHADFGGEVERGLTMVDGVLLLVDASEGPLPQTRFVLRKALAGRLPVILVINKVDRDDARIKEVVDEVYDLFLDLDADEDQIEFPIVYTNAKQGWASLELDGDQAVPGTDLRPLMDLLVETIPAPTYEEGHPFQALVTNLAASPYVGRLAICRVKEGTVRKGQDIAWCRAETDAEGNRIVSRAKVTELYVTDGLERVDAAEAGPGEIVAIAGLPDVTIGETLADAADARPLPVISVDEPSLSVTIGINTSPLAGQSGKFLTARQVKDRLDRELIGNVSLRVNETERPDTWEVQGRGELQLAVLVEMMRRESYELTVGKPQVVTREIDGKVHEPIERMTIDVPEDYVGVVTQLLALRKGRLEQMINHGTGWVRMDYLVPARGLIGFRTEFLTETRGTGLMHHVFERYEPWQGEIRTRPSGSLVADRRGTVTSFSCFNLQERGILFVSPGDEVYEGMVVGENSRSEDLDVNAVREKQLNNIRSSTAEELVRLTPAKPLSLDGAMEFLREDECVEVTPDHVRLRKVNLAQTDRVRAARQARNAEKS; encoded by the coding sequence ATGACCACAGCCGCCGCCACCGCCATCCGCTCCGATCTGCGCAACGTCGCGATCGTCGCCCACGTCGACCACGGGAAGACCACGCTGGTCGACGCCATGCTGCACCAGGCGGGCACCTTCCGGGAGAACCAGGAGGTTGCCGACCGGGTCATGGACTCGATGGACCTCGAGCGCGAGAAGGGCATCACGATCCTCGCGAAGAACACCTCGGTCCAGTACGGGGACGTGAAGCTCAACATCATCGACACCCCGGGCCATGCGGACTTCGGCGGCGAGGTCGAGCGCGGCCTGACGATGGTCGACGGCGTGCTGCTGCTCGTCGACGCCTCCGAGGGGCCGCTGCCGCAGACGCGCTTCGTGCTGCGCAAGGCGCTCGCCGGTCGCCTACCGGTGATCCTCGTGATCAACAAGGTCGACCGCGACGACGCGCGCATCAAGGAGGTCGTGGACGAGGTCTACGACCTGTTCCTCGACCTCGACGCCGACGAGGACCAGATCGAGTTCCCGATCGTCTACACGAACGCCAAGCAGGGCTGGGCGTCGCTGGAGCTCGACGGGGACCAGGCGGTCCCGGGCACCGACCTCCGTCCGCTGATGGACCTGCTGGTCGAGACGATCCCCGCACCGACCTACGAGGAGGGTCACCCGTTCCAGGCCCTCGTCACGAACCTCGCCGCCTCCCCGTACGTCGGTCGCCTCGCGATCTGCCGCGTCAAGGAGGGCACCGTCCGCAAGGGCCAGGACATCGCCTGGTGCCGCGCCGAGACGGACGCCGAGGGCAACCGGATCGTCTCCCGCGCCAAGGTCACCGAGCTGTACGTCACCGACGGGCTCGAGCGGGTCGACGCCGCCGAGGCGGGCCCGGGCGAGATCGTCGCGATCGCCGGCCTGCCGGACGTCACGATCGGCGAGACGCTCGCCGACGCCGCCGACGCCCGGCCGCTGCCGGTCATCAGCGTCGACGAGCCGTCCCTGAGCGTCACGATCGGGATCAACACCTCGCCGCTGGCCGGCCAGTCGGGCAAGTTCCTCACCGCCCGCCAGGTCAAGGACCGCCTCGACCGCGAGCTGATCGGCAACGTGTCGCTGCGCGTCAACGAGACCGAGCGCCCCGACACCTGGGAGGTCCAGGGCCGCGGCGAGCTGCAGCTCGCGGTGCTCGTCGAGATGATGCGCCGCGAGAGCTACGAGCTGACGGTCGGCAAGCCGCAGGTCGTCACGCGCGAGATCGACGGCAAGGTCCACGAGCCGATCGAGCGGATGACGATCGACGTGCCCGAGGACTACGTCGGCGTCGTCACGCAGCTGCTCGCGCTGCGCAAGGGCCGCCTCGAGCAGATGATCAACCACGGCACGGGCTGGGTCCGCATGGACTACCTCGTCCCCGCCCGCGGCCTGATCGGCTTCCGCACCGAGTTCCTCACCGAGACGCGCGGCACCGGGCTCATGCACCACGTCTTCGAGCGCTACGAGCCGTGGCAGGGCGAGATCCGCACGCGGCCGTCGGGCTCGCTGGTCGCCGACCGGCGCGGCACGGTCACGTCGTTCTCCTGCTTCAACCTGCAGGAGCGCGGGATCCTGTTCGTGTCGCCCGGCGACGAGGTCTACGAGGGCATGGTCGTCGGCGAGAACTCCCGCTCGGAGGACCTCGACGTCAACGCGGTGCGCGAGAAGCAGCTGAACAACATCCGCTCCTCCACCGCGGAGGAGCTCGTCCGGCTGACGCCCGCCAAGCCACTGTCGCTCGACGGGGCGATGGAGTTCCTGCGCGAGGACGAGTGCGTCGAGGTGACCCCCGACCACGTGCGGCTGCGCAAGGTGAACCTCGCGCAGACCGACCGCGTCCGCGCCGCGCGCCAGGCGCGCAACGCCGAGAAGTCCTAG
- a CDS encoding class I SAM-dependent methyltransferase translates to MILDRLFAAGYDVIFQRAERGGLTAMRAEAIGDLSGTVVELGAGTGLNLAHYPAAVDRLIATEPDPHMVKRLRAKVAAGEGGGPERVTVAQAGGERLPLQDGEADAIVCTLVLCTAPDVPGVLAEAVRVLKPGGRFRFVEHVRADGHRHAAWQDRLNRPWGALAGGCNANRDTLAALRAAPGLEVRGVRDDSFPGVPALVRPLIRGEAVRV, encoded by the coding sequence ATGATCCTCGACCGCCTGTTCGCCGCCGGCTACGACGTCATCTTCCAGCGCGCCGAGCGCGGCGGGCTCACCGCGATGCGCGCCGAGGCGATCGGCGACCTCTCCGGCACGGTCGTCGAGCTCGGCGCGGGAACCGGGCTGAACCTCGCGCACTACCCCGCCGCGGTCGACCGGCTGATCGCCACCGAGCCCGACCCGCACATGGTCAAGCGCCTGCGCGCGAAGGTCGCGGCGGGCGAGGGTGGCGGCCCCGAGCGGGTGACCGTGGCGCAGGCGGGCGGCGAGCGCCTGCCGCTGCAGGACGGCGAGGCGGACGCGATCGTCTGCACGCTCGTGCTCTGCACCGCCCCCGACGTGCCCGGCGTGCTCGCCGAGGCGGTCCGGGTCCTGAAGCCGGGCGGCCGCTTTCGCTTCGTCGAGCACGTCCGCGCCGACGGGCACCGCCACGCCGCCTGGCAGGACCGGCTCAACCGGCCCTGGGGGGCCCTCGCCGGTGGGTGCAACGCCAACCGGGACACGCTCGCGGCGCTGCGCGCGGCCCCGGGCCTCGAGGTGCGCGGGGTGCGCGACGACAGCTTCCCGGGCGTTCCGGCGCTCGTGCGGCCGCTGATCCGCGGCGAGGCCGTGCGCGTCTGA